TATTAGTTCAAATATGCAAAACTGGGACTACATCCTTAATTCAGTTCAAAACAATAAGTGCATTGCGAAGTGCAATGTGAGCCTCTTTATCCTTGATTTGCTTGTGACGATTAAGAAAATCTTGAAATCTTGCATTCTCATCTTCTACCATTTCAACACTTGGAACTGAAGCTTGCACAGAATCACTAAATGTTACATTTACGTCACGTTCGTTTTCGATTATCATGTTATGCATAATAATACAAGTAGTCATTATATCATGTATTACATGTTTGTTCCAAAAACGAGATGGTCCACCTACAATTGCAAAGCGTGATTGAAGAACACCAAATGCACGTTCGACATCTTTTTGACATGATTCTTGCTTCATAgcaaaatattattttttggGACCTCGTGGATCATGTATACTTTGCACAATAGTAGAACATTTAGGATATATCCCATCTGCTAAATAATAACCCATATCATATTCTTTTCCTTGAATAACATATTGTGCAGTAGGAGCAAAACCTGATGTAAGGTTGGCAAAAAGATTAGATGACTCCAACACATTAATGTCATTATTAGATCCCGGCAAACCAAAGTATGCATGCCATATCCAAAGTTCATAGTCTGCTACAGCTTCCAAGATAATAGTTGGGTGGCCACTACGACCGACATATTATCCTGCCCATGATGTCGGACAATTCTTCCATTTTCAGTGCATGCAATTGAGACTACCTAACATTCCAGGAAAACCATGTTGCTTTCCCATATGTAGTAACCTGGAAACATCATTAGAATTAGGTAATCTGAGATATTCACTACCAGATATTTAACCATTGTCTGGCAAAATCTTTTCAAACTTTCAATAGTTGTGGACTCTCCAATTTTAATGTACTCATTTGTAGAATCAGCTGGAACACCCTATGCCAACATCTGAAATGCGCTAGTAATTTTTTGGAGAGCAGACAAGCCTAGTTTACCAATAAAATCATGTTTTTGTGAGAAGTAGTTGTCGTAACCTTGTGCAGTAGTAGTAATGCGGATGAATAAAGTTCTAGAAATTCTGAATCGATGAAGAAATTTTGAATCATTATCACATGGATTCTCAGCGAAACAGTCATTCAATAGATTAAGATATGTTTCTTGACGGTTGCAGTTGATTAACATATGGCCACGAACAGACCTTCCATGGATCACCTCGTTGTTTCCTTCATTATGGAAGTGATGTATACGAAGGTTGTTGTTGGCATTCATACTAAATAAAGCATCCTCTTCTGCATTAATCATCTCAATATCATTTAAAAGATTTATATCATCATCATTTTGCTATTGGATGATGAAGAAGTTGTCAAATATGACTGAGATTGGCTCCCCATATTAAGATTCTGCAACTTTTACTAGTAGGTTAAATTAAATATAGTTCTACACAGTTATCTAACTAAAAGATAAGGTAATTTCATCTCCATCGCTAGATAGATTTCCTTCTGTTatcaaatattatattttatttttacaattttatcAAGTTTGTATTAATTCTTTATCAACAAACTAACCATTAATTAATTTTTTGTATAAATATTAGGTGTAGCTTATAATTCCTTTAAACATTTATAGAGAGTAAATGGAAGCAAGGCATAGAAGTACTTCATACTCACATGAAGAAGATAAACACTTGTGTCTTGATATCTCACAAAATCCTATTATTGACATAAATCAATCTCGAGATCAGTTTTGGTCTCATATTGAGGTTgaatataatagttcaaaatcaGTTACGATAACTCAAGATAGACCAAAAAAATCATTACAATGTCGAATGCAGATCATTCTAAGTGCTATACGAAAGCTAAGAGGATGTGTGCGGCAAATCGAAGATCAAAATCCAAGCGGTGCTTCTCAAAAAGATATAGTAAGTACATACTACTATATTTTTCATAATGATTATACAAGTTATATTTGACATTAATTCTTTATTTGCAGCTGGATCGAGTTAAAGTCTTATTAGAATGAGATAAAAAGTATGACAAAGGCTTCAAGTTTGATCATATTTGGGATATTCTTAAAGACACGGAGAAATTTGGAGATGATCATAGCAATGCGACCCCGTACCATCAAACACGAACTGGTAACTTTGTTTCATCACAAGGCAATTCACCATCTTCTATTCTCCTATACTTCCTCTACAttaaacataactaatattttcagTCAAGGTTCATAACATGTTATCAGCACGAGTCTCTGCCAACTGAAACTTTATTCTCGAAAGAGCTACGACTTATTCTGACCCACGAGTCCCTATCAACTAAAACTATTTCATAAAAGAGGTAAGTTTTCttttcctcattttcttctaaatattATTACATATTTATATTACTGATTGAAATCTATAAAGATGGCTATGCCATCAAGTAATACTACTATAAAGATGGCGCTGCCGTCAAGTAATAATCAAAAGTTTTCTGGACGGCTAAGCCGTCATAACTTTTGTATAAAGTTATTATTTCAACTTACATGTTTAAATATTATGTGACatattatatcttatttaaaatctATTCAGAATGGCGAATCTTGCAAAATTAGAGTTTGTTACCTTGGATGTTTCCGGAAATAATTATTTGTCATGGGTCCTTGATGCGGAATTATACCTTAGTGCTAATGGCCTAAAAGATACTATTGACCCGGAAAAGATCCCAACTGTTGAAAAAAATGCAAAAGTGATTATCTTTCTTAGGCATCACATCCACGAATATCTAAAATCTGAATACCTCACTATCAAAAATCCACTCACCCTTTAGAATAATCTCAAGGATAGATTTGATCACCAAAAACTTGTTCACTTGCCATCTGCCCGATATGACTGGATTAATTTGAGGTTACAAGATTTCAAATATGTAGCTGAATATAATTATGCTCTTTTCAAGATAagctcaaaattaattttatgtaGTGAAAATATTACTGATACTGAAATGATTGAAAAGACCCTCTCAACCTTTCACCCCAACACTATGATCCTGGCTCAACAATATAGGGAGCGTAATTTTCAGAAATATGGCGAGCTGATATCTCTCCTTCTTGTGGCTAAAAAGAATAATGAGTTGCTACTAAAAAATCATCAGATACGTCCCACAGGCTCTGCCCAGTTACCTGAAGTACATAACACGTCATTCCTGAAGAATGAACGTGGGAAAGGGCATAGAGGAGGACGGGGTTATGGACGAAACCATGGACGTGGAAATTTTCGTGGTCGATTTCACAATCAATATCATTCTGGCCACCTGAAGTGGCAACGTGATGGTTACAACTCTGGCCACCAGAAATGGCAAAGTGAAGTTCCAAATAAAAGAAAGGCGCCCCAAGAAGGAGAGAACCGAGGCATCTGTCATAGGTGCGGATCTGAGGGGCACTGGCAACGTACTTGTCGCACACCCAAACATCTTGTTGATCTCTATGAGTCATCCAAAAGGAATAATGGAAAAAGAGTAGAAACCAACTTCGTTAATTATAATCTAGTTAATGAACCAgtcaataaggcctcaaatgaaATAGACACTGGTGCTAATCTTTATTATGGTTTAGACGACTAGACTTCATATGTATTATCATGCTTTACTTATTTTCTTTGTATTTTACTTATGTACTTATTTTATGTACTTGTTTCATGTTGTTGTTCTATGTACTCGGTTTGTTTTTAATAAAGATGTTTTTCGTTTATATATGTATAGAGATGGAAGATATATGCATTGTTGACTGCGCAACCATACACACTATTTTACAGAGTCATAAATACTTCTCACAGTTGACTAAAACCAACTCACATGTCTGGACGGTATCGGGTACATCAATATAATAGAAGGTTTTGGGAAAGCTAGTTTTCTTCTACCAAATAagacacacatacacatacaagaggctctatactctagcaagtcaactagaaacctactgagttttaaagatatccgTCTTAACGGGTTTCACGTTGAAACTATTAATGAGAATGAAAAAGAATACCTTCTCATCACCTCAAACACCGTTGACAATAAAAGGGTCCTAGAAAAATTCCACTCGGTTTATTCAGGATTATATGTTACAAGTATACGAGTTCTTGAATCTCATAGTGTCAACATCCCCAAAGTCATAGACCCAAAATTATTTTCCATTTGGCACGAAAGACTCGGTCATCCAGGAGTATCCATGATGCGTCGTATCATTGAAAATTCTGTGGGACATCCT
The sequence above is drawn from the Apium graveolens cultivar Ventura chromosome 2, ASM990537v1, whole genome shotgun sequence genome and encodes:
- the LOC141699074 gene encoding uncharacterized protein LOC141699074; this translates as MANLAKLEFVTLDVSGNNYLSWVLDAELYLSANGLKDTIDPEKIPTVEKNAKISSKLILCSENITDTEMIEKTLSTFHPNTMILAQQYRERNFQKYGELISLLLVAKKNNELLLKNHQIRPTGSAQLPEVHNTSFLKNERGKGHRGGRGYGRNHGRGNFRGRFHNQYHSGHLKWQRDGYNSGHQKWQSEVPNKRKAPQEGENRGICHRCGSEGHWQRTCRTPKHLVDLYESSKRNNGKRVETNFVNYNLVNEPVNKASNEIDTGANLYYGLDD